DNA sequence from the Selenomonas timonae genome:
TATCTTGCCCTGCTTCGTGAACTCACGCAAAAGCACGGCACACTGCTCATCTTCGATGAGGTCATGTGCGGCTTCCGTGCATCCCTCGGCGGTGCACAGGCAGCCTACGGCATCCGCCCCGACCTCACCTGCCTTGGCAAGATCATCGGCGGGGGACTGCCCGTTGCGGCATACGGCGGGCGGCGTGAGATTATGGAGCGCATTTCTCCGGCGGGTCCCGTCTATCAGGCGGGCACACTCTCGGGCAATCCGCTCGCAATGACGGCGGGCATCGAGACGCTGAAGATCCTCACGGCAGAACCGGAAGAGGGGAAGGCGGACTACAGCCGCGAGCTGACGATCAAGACGAAGGAGCTGCTGCTCGGATGGCAGCGTGCGGCGAAGGATGCGGGCGTGCCGATCTGTGCGCATCAGGCGGGTTCGATGTTCGGCATCTTCTTCATCGACCGCGAGGTCTATGACTACGCAGACGCGGAGGCGGCAGACCAAGAGGCGTTCCGCATCTGGTTCGAGACGATGCTGGACGAGGGGATCTACCTTGCGCCCTCACAATTTGAGACACTCTTCCTCTCGGGCGCGCATACGGACGCGGATATTGCGCAGACGATCGCTGCTGCTGAGAAAGGTTTCGTGGCGGTAAAGAAAATGCGTGGATAATTTTTCGATCAGCCTTCTGTGCGTTATACACGTGCAGGAGGTTTTGTTTTGAGAAAAGTCCGATTGCTCCATGGGGTTGCATATGGTATAATTCAATCGTAGTTTATTGTTCAAAATATCGTATTGAGGCGGTGTTTCTCATTCGTGAGATAGATGTTGCTGAAGGGAAAAGCAGCAAGGGAGAATCCTTCCTCAAGGGAACCTTTGTCCTGACGATTGCAGGTTTCGTCGTCAAGGTCATCGGCTCACTCAACTGGATCTTCGTTTCCCGCATCCTCGGCGGTGAGGGAATAGGTCTATATCAGATGGCTTTTCCCATTTATTTTTTTGCCATGACAGTTTCGCAGGCAGGTGTGCCTGTTGCCATCTCCATCATTACGGCGGAACGCGTGGCTCTGAACGATATATACGGCGCGAAGCGCGTATTTCGCATCTCGATGGCGCTCATGCTCATGACGGGTCTTCTTTTTTCGATTCTGACCTATCTGGCTGCGGACTGGCTGATCGATTGGCAGCTGATTCGTGACGCGCGCGCCTATAAGGCTGTGGTGGTACTCGCACCAACGGTCTTTTTCGTGACTCTGCTCGCGAGCTCACGCGGCTATCTACAAGGCTGGCAGCGCATGACACCGACAGCGGTGTCGCAGATTGTGGAGCAGATCTTCCGCGTGGTAACGATGATTGTCCTTGCGAGCCTTTTCATGCCGTGGGGTCTTGACTACGCAGCGGCGGGTGCATCGCTTGGTGCACTTGCAGGAGCCGTGACGGGGCTCATTGTACTCGTCTACTTCCACATCAAGCTCGAGCGCGATATTGCGCGTGACTACGGCACGGAGCTGAAGCCCCTGCCGGGGGCAGCATACGAGTCGCGCATCTCCATCATCAAGCGGATCTTCAAGCTGTCCCTGCCCGTTTCGGCGGCGAGCATCATGCTGCCCGTCGTATCGAATCTCGACCTCATGATCGTCCCACAGCGTCTCGAAGCAGCGGGCTACAGCATCAGCGAGGCAACGGAGCTCTTCGGCTATCTGAACGGCATGGCGGTGCCGCTCGTCAATCTCGCAACCATCCTGACCGCCTCCATGGCGATGAGCATTGTACCCGCGATCTCCGAGTCACGCGTGCTCGGCGATCGGGCGCGCGTCTACGATCAGACGGCGGCATCTGTGCGCATTTCGAACTTTGTCTGTTTCCCGGCATTTGTCATCGTCTTCGTACTCGCAACACCGATTTCCAGCCTGATCTACAATGCGCCCGGTGCAGGTCCCGCCGTCATGATCTCGGCGGTGAGCATCATCCTGCTCGGGCTGCATCAGGTGTCAACAGGCATCCTACAGGGGCTCGGACACCCGACCATTCCAATGGTGAATATGCTGCTTGCAGCTGCGGCAAAGGTCTTTCTGAACTGGCATCTCACGGCGATCCCGTGGCTTGGCATCATGGGTGCGGCGTGGGCGACGGCGGCGGATATGGGCGTTGCAGCGCTCATCAACCTCTACTTCATCTATCGTTTCATTGGCTATCAAATTGAGTTGCTGCAACTCATCAAGACCATCTGTGCCGCTGCTATCATGGCGGGCGCAGTCTATCTGTTCTACACATGGACGCTTGAATGGTCGGGGATTGCTGCCATCTCTACGTTTGGCGCAGTCTTCTTCGGCTGCGCGGTTTATATCGCGGCAATGCTGCTCCTGCGTGCACTGATTGAGGATGATCTGCGCCGTCTGCCGATGATCGGCACGGTCGGGATTCGTTTCCTGCAGCGGATAGGAGTTTTTAAGGCATGAAAAAACTTGGGCTGATTTACAACCCCGTTTCGGGTCATGCGCTTTTCAAAGGGAAGATTGACTTCCTCATCGACCTGTTCCAACGTCATGGAATCGTCCTTACGCCCTACCGCACGCGCGGAGGCGGGAAGGACGACCTCGGGCGCTTCCTTCGTGATATCCGTCCGGAAGGTGTGCTTGCTGCGGGCGGGGATGGTACGGTGCACGCCGTGGTGAACGCGATGCTCGAATCGGATACGGATGTGCCGCTTGGCATTCTCGGCAGCGGTACATCGAACGATTTTGCCACACATCTCGGCATTCACGGAGACTGGGAGTCCTATGTCGAGCGCATTGCTGCGGACGAATCCCGCCGCGTCGATCTGGGGCTGCTCGAAGGGCACGGGCAGTATTTCATCAATGTCGTGAGTGCCGGCATGCTCACAGGGATCGCCCACGAGGTGAAGTCGACCTACAAGAACGCACTGGGCAAGGTGGCATACTATCTCAAGGGAATCGGCGAGATTCCGCGGCTGCGCTCGTTCAGTCTGCGCATTGCAGCAGATGGCGTCCAATACGAAGAGGAGGCATTTCTCTTCGTCATTGCCAACAGTCCCGTGGTTGCAGGCATGAAGCAGATTGGGCACGACATTGCCATCGATGACGGGATGCTCGACCTTCTCGCCGTCAAAAAAACAGGTCTGCCGCAGTTTATGTCTGTTGCGGCAGACCTGTTTTCTGGAAAGTCGGTAACGGAACGCGAGAACATCCTGCACGTTCGGGCAAAATCCTTTGAAATTCATACAGAGGAAGAGCTCTGCAGTGATATCGATGGGGAGTACGGACCGCTGCTTCCGCTGCGCGTGCGGACGCTGCCGCTTGCACTGTCGGTCTATTGCTGATTCCTTAGTGAATGCCGAGATAGTGGGCGACGAACTGCTGTGCCGTGCGCCCGCTGCGTCCGCTGTGCGTCATCTCCCAGCGCAGACCTGCAATACGGAGTTCTTCAGGCGAAAGATGAATTCCCTTTTGTGAAAGCATATGGTCGATGATCGCCAGATACTCGTCCTGATCTGGCGTGTGGTAGTGGATGACGAGACCGAAGCGATCCGAGAGCGAGATCGTCTCGTTGATGCTGTCATCGCGATAGAGTTCTTCCTGCTCGCGGTCACGCCATGTCTCACGCACGAGATGGCGGCGGTTGGAGGTCGCATAGAGACGCACATTCGGCGGGCAGGAAGAGACACCGCCTTCGATGGCCGACTTGACCGCCTTGAATTCTGCATCGGAGTCCTCAAATGAAATATCGTCGAGAAAGAGGATGAACTTGCGTCCCGCATAGTTCCGCAGCGCCGTCATAATCTCGGGCAGCTTGCGCAGCTGCTCCTTTGTGACCTGCACGAGGCGAAGGCCGCTCTCCTCGTATTCACTGACGAGTGCCTTGACCGCAGAGGATTTGCCCGTGCCGCGCGCACCCACGAGAAGGACGTGATTGGCGGGCTTCCCTTGAACAAAGGCACGCGTATTTTGGAGCAGCTGCTCTTTCTGATGCTCGTAGCCGATGAGATTCTTCATCTGTGTACGCTCAAAATGCGCAATGCCGCGGATCTTATTCGCCTTGTCATCCCAATGGAAGACGACATGTCCCGCCAGCTCGCCATATCCGTATCGTGCATAGTAGGTGAGCAGTGCCTCGGCATAGTCGATCGGGCTCTGTGCTGCCTCGATCCACGGGAGGAGGAAGTCCTCGCTCTTGTCGTATACGTTCTGGGTCGGCTCATAATGATCCAACAACGGCGCACCGAGGAAGCTGCTCGTCGGCTGTGTGAGCAGGGGATAGAGGCGCTCGATGTCCTGATAGAATGCCTGACGCAGACTGCTTCCCGGCGGCAGTCCTGTCCGCTCCATGGTCTCTGAGACAAGATTCGCCTCATGGGTGAATACATGAAGCAGATACTGCGGCAGCAGATTGCCGCTGAGCCCGCGCGTTTCAGCGGCGCGGATGAGACGGGCGGCACATTCTGCCTGAACTTCCACATCATCGGCATCCCACTCAAGGAAGCTGAGAATCGGATCCTGATCCAGGGTGTTTAGTACGAGCAGCGTTGAAAGTTTCACATTCTGGCTCATAATACATTCCTTTCTTTATGTAAGAAATTGTGGTGACATGATAAAATCTGTGCGCCGTCTGCCGTTCATAGGAGTCGGGCAGGTCAGCAGACGTAGCTCGGTCGCGCGGGTATCAAAGGCGAGCATGCGCTGCAGCGGTGAGAGCGTTCTTTGCGGCTGACCGCGCTCCGCGGACGACAGGAACTCCGCCGTACGCGTGATAATGGGGAGCTGCCCCTGCTGTTTCATCATGCGTAGCAGTTTGCGCCCGCGTGTATTGAACGCAAGGGGGTGGATGTTTGCGGCACCGCTCGTATCAAAATCCTCCGCCTGCGCTTTGGTGAGATGCAGGAGCAGATGGACGATCAGGCGTGCAATGCGGCTCTGCGGATAGCGCTTTGTTGCAGCATTTCTGAGGAAATCGCTGTAATCCTGCGCTGTTCTGCTCTGTATGAGGCGATTCTCAATGCCTTCAGCAATGCCATAGATCTCGGTCAGTACGGAGCTGTCTGTCACGAGGAGGAGGTAACGCAGAAGGTCAAGGAGTGTATTTTCCTGCGGCAGTCCTCGCGCATGTGCCGCACGGAGATCGTCCAGTACCGAGGGCATGAGGCTCTCGCTGAGCTCTGTCCACGGCGGCGATGATGCGGCGAGCACCCGACGGATGGAAGAGGCGCTTGTAATGCCGGCATGAAGATGTGTGTCGCGATGCTGCGCCGTTCTCCGCCGAATGACGATGGGAACAATCTGCGGTGCCAGAAGCCGCAAGGCACGCAGATATTCGATGGCGAGGATGTTGTTCGGCGCACGCAGCATTTCTTCGGAG
Encoded proteins:
- a CDS encoding putative polysaccharide biosynthesis protein — its product is MFLIREIDVAEGKSSKGESFLKGTFVLTIAGFVVKVIGSLNWIFVSRILGGEGIGLYQMAFPIYFFAMTVSQAGVPVAISIITAERVALNDIYGAKRVFRISMALMLMTGLLFSILTYLAADWLIDWQLIRDARAYKAVVVLAPTVFFVTLLASSRGYLQGWQRMTPTAVSQIVEQIFRVVTMIVLASLFMPWGLDYAAAGASLGALAGAVTGLIVLVYFHIKLERDIARDYGTELKPLPGAAYESRISIIKRIFKLSLPVSAASIMLPVVSNLDLMIVPQRLEAAGYSISEATELFGYLNGMAVPLVNLATILTASMAMSIVPAISESRVLGDRARVYDQTAASVRISNFVCFPAFVIVFVLATPISSLIYNAPGAGPAVMISAVSIILLGLHQVSTGILQGLGHPTIPMVNMLLAAAAKVFLNWHLTAIPWLGIMGAAWATAADMGVAALINLYFIYRFIGYQIELLQLIKTICAAAIMAGAVYLFYTWTLEWSGIAAISTFGAVFFGCAVYIAAMLLLRALIEDDLRRLPMIGTVGIRFLQRIGVFKA
- a CDS encoding diacylglycerol/lipid kinase family protein, with product MKKLGLIYNPVSGHALFKGKIDFLIDLFQRHGIVLTPYRTRGGGKDDLGRFLRDIRPEGVLAAGGDGTVHAVVNAMLESDTDVPLGILGSGTSNDFATHLGIHGDWESYVERIAADESRRVDLGLLEGHGQYFINVVSAGMLTGIAHEVKSTYKNALGKVAYYLKGIGEIPRLRSFSLRIAADGVQYEEEAFLFVIANSPVVAGMKQIGHDIAIDDGMLDLLAVKKTGLPQFMSVAADLFSGKSVTERENILHVRAKSFEIHTEEELCSDIDGEYGPLLPLRVRTLPLALSVYC
- a CDS encoding ATP-binding protein, whose translation is MSQNVKLSTLLVLNTLDQDPILSFLEWDADDVEVQAECAARLIRAAETRGLSGNLLPQYLLHVFTHEANLVSETMERTGLPPGSSLRQAFYQDIERLYPLLTQPTSSFLGAPLLDHYEPTQNVYDKSEDFLLPWIEAAQSPIDYAEALLTYYARYGYGELAGHVVFHWDDKANKIRGIAHFERTQMKNLIGYEHQKEQLLQNTRAFVQGKPANHVLLVGARGTGKSSAVKALVSEYEESGLRLVQVTKEQLRKLPEIMTALRNYAGRKFILFLDDISFEDSDAEFKAVKSAIEGGVSSCPPNVRLYATSNRRHLVRETWRDREQEELYRDDSINETISLSDRFGLVIHYHTPDQDEYLAIIDHMLSQKGIHLSPEELRIAGLRWEMTHSGRSGRTAQQFVAHYLGIH
- a CDS encoding tRNA(Met) cytidine acetate ligase, with amino-acid sequence MQIIGIIAEYNPFHHGHRFQIETIRKQYPSAAVVAVMSGSFTQRGTPSVLDKWTRARHAVEGGADLVLELPFVFACRSAQDFARGGISLLSRLGIVSHLAFGMEAAELAPLVNAAARIDAEPVQRCLRKHMDEGHSYAGALTRALTADAILSEEMLRAPNNILAIEYLRALRLLAPQIVPIVIRRRTAQHRDTHLHAGITSASSIRRVLAASSPPWTELSESLMPSVLDDLRAAHARGLPQENTLLDLLRYLLLVTDSSVLTEIYGIAEGIENRLIQSRTAQDYSDFLRNAATKRYPQSRIARLIVHLLLHLTKAQAEDFDTSGAANIHPLAFNTRGRKLLRMMKQQGQLPIITRTAEFLSSAERGQPQRTLSPLQRMLAFDTRATELRLLTCPTPMNGRRRTDFIMSPQFLT